In the genome of Streptomyces fagopyri, the window GGCGGTGAACATGGCGGCGTACACACCGTTCGCGGTGTGGGTGAGGGTGGCGTCGCGGTGGGCCTGCGCCGCGGCGGCGGCCGGGTCGCCGGGGTTCGTCCAGCCGTGGACGTCGGCGCGGATGAGGGCGCCGATCCATTCGCGGAAGGGATTGTGGTGGTGGGCCGTGTGCGGGGGCTCGACGCCGGCGAGGAGGTTGCGGTAGGCGACGCGTTCCGCGGTGAAGGTGCGGCCGGCGGGGAGTTCCTCCAGCCAGAGGCGGGCGACGTCCGCGGTGGTGAATCCCCGGCCGTGACGCTGGAGCAACAGGAGGTTGAGGAGGGGGTAGTTGAGGTCGTCGTCCTCGGGCATGCCGTCGATGTTCTCGGCCAGCGAGGTGGACGCCGAGCGCCTGTTCCAGGGGTAGGCGGCGGTCAGCTCCGCGGGCAGGCCGCGAGCGGTGAACCAGGTGTGGAGGGGCCAGTTCCCGGTGGCTTTCGCCAGTGCGCGGATGCCCCGGAGGGGGAGTTTCTCGACGGGTTTGCCCAGCAGACAGCCCACGGCGCGGCCCAGCCAGGCCGCTTCCAGGCGGGGCACGGCGACGGCGGGGGAGGCGCCGGGGGCTTCGGAGGCTTCGGGGGCGGCGGTGGGTGTGCTGCCGTCGCCGGCGGCGGGCGGGTCCGGCTGCCGCGCGGGCCAGTCCGGGCAGCGGGTCATGACGGAGGCCAGTTCCGTCGGTTCGTGATTCGCCAACTCGCCGGGCAGGTCAGCGAGTTCGTCCAGCAGATCCGTCGCGAGGGCCCGCAGGTACGGTGAGGCGGGAGTGGGGGAGGCGCCGGCCCGCAGGGGGGCGGGCGGGCCGCCGGCCGCGTGCCAGCGTGCCGCGATCGTGTCGGACTCGCGGCCGTCCTGGGCGGCCTGGTGGAGCTCGTGCCCGATCAGGTCCTCGGGCTGGACCCAGGTCAGTCGGAGCACGGGATCCCCGCAAGCGCGGTGTACGCCGCCTCGTGGGCGCGCCGGCCGCGTACGTCCCGGTCGAAGATCTCGCGGGTCACCTCCGCGAGGGCCGCGGCCGGGGCGTGCAGATCGAGGCGGCTCGATTCCGCGACCGTCTTGGCCCAGTCGTGCGGGACCTCGGAGCCGAGCGCGCCGGCGAGGGCCCCGGCCATCGTGGCGATCGAGTCGCAGTCGCGCCCGTAGTTCACCGCGCCGAGGACCGCGTGCCGGAAGTCGCCGCCGGAGACCACCAGCATGCCCAGCGCGACGGGGAGTTCCTCGATGGAGTGCAGGCGGGAGGGGCGGCGGGCGCCGAGCGACGGGGCGCGGTAGTCCGGGCCCACCGTGTCGTAGGGGGCCACCGCCTCCCGCAGCGGGCGCAGCGCCGACTCGAAGTCCGAGTGCCGGGCGGCGACTTCGCAGACCGCCTCGATCGCGTCCCGGGTGCCGTCCTTCGCCAGGTCCAGACAGGCCGTGACGACCGAGTCCGGGGTGGCCCCCGGCGCGCAGGCCGCCGCCACTCCCGCCGCCAGCACGCCCGCGGCCTCCCTGCCGTAGGAGGACTGGTGCGCGCCCGCGACGTCCAGCGCCTCGGTGTACGCGCCCGCCGGGTTGGCCGCGTTCACCAGTCCGACCGGTGCCATGTACATCGCGGCGCCGCAGTTGACGATGTTGCCCGTACCGGCCTCCCGGGGGTCCACATGGCCGTAGTGGAGCCGGGCGACCAGCCACTTCTCGGCGAGGAAGATCCGCTGGAGCGGGAGCGCCTCCGACTCCAGTTCCGGGATCCAGCGGGGGGCCGTCATCAGGTCGGGGACGAGGTGTCCGGCGACGGCGTAGGCGTCGAGGTGGTCGCGGACCGTGGTGTACACGCGGATCAGCGCGTGGGTCATCAGGGTGTCGTCGGTGACGTGCCCGTCGCCCTTGTGGTACGGGGCGATGGGGCGGGCGGTGCGCCAGGCGTCGCCGTTCCAGGGGCCGACGACGCCGTGCACGCGGCCGCCGTGCCGTTCGGTGATCTGCTCGGGGGTGTAGCCCTCGACGGGGCCGCCGAGCGCGTCGCCGACCGCGGCTCCGACGAGGGCTGCCGTGATCCGTTCGTCCAGGGTTCCCATTTCTTCTCTTTTGGGCGTCATGCCCGAATCATCCCTCCGGGAGGGCCAGTTCCGTCGCTTCGAGCAGATCGGCGAGTCCGATGAGGTCCGTACCGGTCAGGCGGGGAAGCGCGCAGCCCGAGAGGATCCGGCAGGCGTCGCGCCAGGTGGCCGGGATGGCGGCACCGCCGCCGAGCGCTCCGGTCAGCGCCCCCGCCAGGGCCGGGGCGGAGTCGGCGACGCGGGAGAGACAGGCGGCGGCGGGCACCGCCTCCGCGATCCGGCCGCGCGCCGCGGTCGCGAGAGCCAGGGCGACCGGCACGGTCTCCGCCGCCGCGACGCCGTAGCTGTAGACGTGGTCGACGATCTGGTGCTCCAGGAGGGGGACCAGGGCGAAGGTGCTCTCGCTGTCGCGGGCGAGGCGCAGCGCGTGGCGTGCGTTGCGGCCGATCTCCGTCTCCTTGGGCAGTTCGGCGAGGGCGGCGTCCGCGCAGGCCTCGACATCGGCTCCGGCGAGGGCGAGCGCGAGGGCGGCGGCCATGGCGCGGGCGCCGTGCACGCCGTCTCCGTCCTGGGTGTAGCGGGCGTCGAACTCGGCCAGTTCCGCGGCGAGCGGGGCGTCGCCGGGGTGGGCGATGGCGAGTACGCAGGCGCGGACGCAGGCCGCGTCGTCGAAGTAGTGCGGATTGTCGTGGCCGGTGGCGGGCGGGCGCAGACCGGTGGCGAGGTTGCCGAGCCCGGCCCGTACGGAGATCCGGGCGCGCAGCGGCAGCAGTGCGGACTCGACCTCCGGGGCGCGCTCGGCGGCCGCGGCGACCTCGCTGGCGACGGCGTTCCAGGACAGGTCGATGGACGCCCGCATCCGCCGCGCCCGGCTGAGATCGCCCAGCGCGCCGGCGTCCCCGGCGCGCAGTACGGCCTCGGCCGCGAACGCCGCCCACTCGGCGTCGTCCGAGGGGCCGAGCCGCAGGGGCTCAGGCGGCTGGTTGAGGGCGATGGGCACCGGCAGGGTCGTCGTCGCGTTCTGTTCGGCGAACGTGTCCAGTTCCCTGGTCAGCCGCCGTGTCCACTCGGGCATCCGGGCGGCACGGTGCCGGGCCGCGGGCCAGCCGGCGGCGTCGCCGGCGGCGAGGCCGATCAGGAGGCCCTCGATACGGCGGGGGCGCGGGCCGGGCGCCGGGTCGGCGACGTCCGTGACGAGGACCTCCGGCGCCGAGGCCGCTCCCGCGCCGTTTTCGTCTCCCACGAGGCCGGGTCTCACGGGCGTACCTCCTTGTGGGCGGTGGCGGTGGCGGTGGCGTGGTCGGGGATGGGGGTGTGGCCCGGGGTGAGGGGGCCGTCGGTGGTGAGGGTGCGGCCCGCGGGGAGGGGACGGTCGGTGGCGACGGCGCGCTCCGGGGCGAGGGCGTGGTCGGCGGCGAGGGCAGGGTCGGTGATGAGGGCGCGCGGGCCGGTGGCGGCGCCCGGTTCCGTGTGCGGGGTCGCTCTCGCCGGGTCCGGATCGCGTGCGGGCCGTCGCCGCTCACGTACGGGGAGACCGCCGTCCGGGCCCCGCTCCCGTGCGGTACCCGAACGCCACTTCCGGTCGTCCCCCGGGGTCAGCAGTTCCGCCACGTCCAGCACGTGGTGGCCCTCCATCGAGGGGAGGCAACTGCCGCGCGCCGGGCCGATGGCCGCGGCCCAGGCGGCCGGGATCGCCGAGGCGCCCCGGGTCGCCCCGGCCAGCGCGCCCGCCACCGCGGCCGTGGTGTCGGCGTCGCGGCCCATGTTGACGGCGGTGAGGACGGACTCGGTGAAGTCGCCGTCGGCGGCGGCGTACGCGCCGAAGGCCAGGGCGACGGCTTCGGGGGCCAGGTCCGTCCAGGGGTAGCCGCCGATGACGACCGCCGAGCGCACCGCGCGTTCGCCGCGGTGCGCGACCGCGATCGCGCGGCGCAGCGAGCGGGCGGTCCAGGAGTCGTCCGGGATCACCGCGAGCGCGGAGGCGGCCACGGCGATCGTCGAGGCGCCCGCCATCGCCGCCGCGACACCCGCCGCGACCGCCTGGCCGCCGTAGATGCCCTCGCCGTCGTGGCTCACCGAACCGTCGATCGCCACCAGCCGCGCGGCCTCCGCGGGCCGCCCCGCCGCGAACACGCCGAAGGGGGCCGCGCGCATCGCCAGGCCGTCGCTCCACGCGTGCCGGTGCTGGGCCGAGATGGGGGCCGCCAGTCCACGGCGGAGGTTCTCCAGGGTGCCGCGCTCGCTGAAGCCGGCGCCGCGGAACGGTCCCTCGTCACGGTCGGCGATCCACTGGTGCCAGGCCGACTCGACGTGCGCCACGGTGAGCGCCGAGCCGTGCCGGGCCAGCAGGAGTCCGGAGAAGATCGCGTACTCCGTGTCGTCCGTCCCGGCCGGATGCTCGGCGACGTAGCCCGTGATACGGCCCCACTTCGCGCGGATCTGCGACGGCCGCATGTTCTCGGCGGGCGCGCCCAGCGCGTCCCCGACCGCGAGACCCAGCAGCGCGCCGCGTGCCCGTTCGCGCAGACCGGTGGCGTCCCCGGGCGCCGGGACGGAGGGGATGCAGGCGATGGAAGCCATTCGGTGCCACTCCTCTCAGGGCCCAGAGCCCTTTGGGGATGTGTCCCACGGGAGGAGGCGCGCAGAGCCTCGCGCGACCCCGTATTCACCCGGTCGACATCTGTGCAAAGGCATCCACGGATGAGCGGAGAAGGGTAAAGGTGCAGGTTAGCCCAGCCTTTCCTTGCTGGCGGGCAGGAAATTCCAGGCGTACTTTTGGGGTTGTCGAAAAGTAGAAGTAGTCCAATCACGTGTTCTGGGGGACCGGTATGTCCATCATCGAGACCGAAGCCGCACTGCATGAGGCGCACCGGGACAACCACACCCACCGCGATGTGAACGGCGGCTGGCTGCGCCCGGCGGTGTTCGGCGCGATGGACGGGCTCGTGTCCAACCTCGCCCTGATGACCGGTGTCGCCGGCGGCTCCGTCTCCCACCGGACGATCGTCATCACCGGACTCGTGGGCCTGGCCGCCGGAGCCTTCTCCATGGCCGCCGGCGAGTACACCTCCGTCGCCTCGCAGCGCGAACTCGTCGAGGCCGAACTCGACGTCGAGCGCCGGGAGCTGAGGAAGCACCCGAAGGACGAGGAGCGTGAGCTCGCCGCGCTCTACGAGTCCCGCGGAGTGGAGCCCGCGCTGGCCCGCGAGGTCGCCAGTCAGCTGTCCCGCGACCCCGAGCAGGCCCTGGAGATCCACGCGCGCGAGGAGCTGGGCATAGACCCCGGCGACCTGCCCTCGCCCGCGGTCGCCGCCGTGTCGAGCTTCGGCTCCTTCGCCCTGGGCGCCCTGCTCCCGCTGCTCCCGTACCTCCTCGGCGCGACCGTCCTGTGGCCCGCCCTGCTGCTCGCGCTGATCGGGCTCTTCGCGTGCGGCGCGATCGTGGCCCGGGTGACGGCGCGCTCCTGGTGGTACAGCGGAATCCGGCAGCTCGCGCTCGGGGGTGCCGCGGCGGGTGTGACGTACGTCCTGGGCAGTCTGTTCGGTACCGCCGTAGGATGATGTATGGCGGAGCTATGCAAGGGACTGCATAAGTAGCCGTTACTCGCTGGTTTCGAATACTTAACCACTGGGCATGAGCCGTAAGCGCTGCGGGCAATGAGGCCTGCTCCGCACCACCGTGGCGGGCGACGTCGCCTGCCACGCTCCGGCCCACGGACACCGATCTGTCCGCCTGGGCCCCCTCAACTCCAGCGCCGTGTGCGGTACCCCCCGCCGCGACTCCCGGTGTCCGCATGTTGGAACGCAGTATCCGGTTCCCGGGAACCGCTCCATCATGTAACCTGCACGAAATTTTGCATCCCCCCAGCAGAGGGCCAGAGTCGTCCCTCGGCACATGCTCCCCCAGACGCCTTCGAAGCGCTGGGAGGTGCCCCCAGCCACGACGACGACGGGAGAGCCGATGCGTTCGCCGCGCCAGCCGTCCCAGCACTCCACGAATGGCCAGAACTGGTCCTTCATGGATGCTCGCCCTGCTGCTCAGGGTATGTACGACCCCCGCAACGAACACGACGCCTGTGGCGTCGGCTTCGTGGCCACCCTCACCGGCGAGGCGAGCTACGCGCTGGTCGAGCAGGCGCTCACCGTGCTGCGCAACCTGGAACACCGCGGTGCCACCGGCGCCGAGCCCGACTCGGGCGACGGCGCGGGCATCCTGTCCCAGGTCCCGGACGCGTTCCTCCGTGAGGTGGCCGGATTCGAGCTTCCCGGGGCCGGCGCCTACGCGGTCGGCATCGCCTTCCTGCCCGGCGACGGCACCGAGGACGCCGTCTCACGGATCGAGACGATCGCCGCCGAAGAGAACCTGACCGTTCTCGGCTGGCGCCAGGTGCCCGTAGCCCCCGAACTCCTCGGCGTGACCGCCCGCTCCACGATGCCCGTGTTCCGCCAGATCTTCGTGTCCGACGGCGTCAGCGAGGGCATCGACCTCGACCGCAAGGCGTTCGTGCTGCGCAAGCGCGCCGAACGCGAGGCCGGCGTCTACTTCCCGTCACTCTCCGCGCGCACCATCGTCTACAAGGGCATGCTGACCACCGGCCAGCTCGAACCCTTCTTCCCGGACCTGTCCGACCGCCGCTTCGCCTCCGCGATCGCGCTCGTGCACTCCCGGTTCTCCACCAACACCTTCCCGAGCTGGCCGCTCGCCCACCCCTACCGTTTCGTCGCGCACAACGGCGAGATCAACACGGTCAAGGGCAACCGCAACTGGATGAAGGCCCGCGAGTCCCAGCTGGTCTCCGACCTGTTCGGCGACAAGGGCCTGGAGCGGATCTTCCCCGTCTGCACCCCGGACGCCTCCGACTCGGCCTCCTTCGACGAGGTGCTCGAACTCCTGCACCTCGGCGGCCGCTCGCTCCCGCACTCCGTACTGATGATGATCCCGGAGGCCTGGGAGAACCACGGCTCCATGGACCCGGCCCGGCGCGCCTTCTACCAGTTCCACTCCACGATGATGGAGCCCTGGGACGGCCCGGCCTGCGTCACCTTCACCGACGGCACCCAGGTCGGCGCGGTCCTCGACCGCAACGGTCTGCGACCCGGCCGCTACTGGGTCACCGACGACGGCCTCGTCGTCCTCGGCTCCGAGGTCGGCGTCCTCGACATCGACCCCGCCAAGGTCGTCCGCAAGGGCCGCCTCCAGCCCGGCCGCATGTTCCTCGTGGACACCGCCGAGCACCGCATCATCGAGGACGACGAGATCAAGGCCGGCCTCGCCGCCGACCTGCCCTACGCGGAGTGGCTG includes:
- a CDS encoding ADP-ribosylglycohydrolase family protein, encoding MLRLTWVQPEDLIGHELHQAAQDGRESDTIAARWHAAGGPPAPLRAGASPTPASPYLRALATDLLDELADLPGELANHEPTELASVMTRCPDWPARQPDPPAAGDGSTPTAAPEASEAPGASPAVAVPRLEAAWLGRAVGCLLGKPVEKLPLRGIRALAKATGNWPLHTWFTARGLPAELTAAYPWNRRSASTSLAENIDGMPEDDDLNYPLLNLLLLQRHGRGFTTADVARLWLEELPAGRTFTAERVAYRNLLAGVEPPHTAHHHNPFREWIGALIRADVHGWTNPGDPAAAAAQAHRDATLTHTANGVYAAMFTAATVAEAATGRSDIHACLRTGLTVVPPASRLAKAVHHAVRLAHSTVDFEKVVDVLHTTYGDYHWVHALPNTALIAAALTHADGDFTGSVCRAVSGGWDTDSNGATAGSVAGLLAGAPDALPERWTTPLKNRLATSLTDFNGIGFDTLAQLTHRETRHP
- a CDS encoding ADP-ribosylglycohydrolase family protein; this encodes MTPKREEMGTLDERITAALVGAAVGDALGGPVEGYTPEQITERHGGRVHGVVGPWNGDAWRTARPIAPYHKGDGHVTDDTLMTHALIRVYTTVRDHLDAYAVAGHLVPDLMTAPRWIPELESEALPLQRIFLAEKWLVARLHYGHVDPREAGTGNIVNCGAAMYMAPVGLVNAANPAGAYTEALDVAGAHQSSYGREAAGVLAAGVAAACAPGATPDSVVTACLDLAKDGTRDAIEAVCEVAARHSDFESALRPLREAVAPYDTVGPDYRAPSLGARRPSRLHSIEELPVALGMLVVSGGDFRHAVLGAVNYGRDCDSIATMAGALAGALGSEVPHDWAKTVAESSRLDLHAPAAALAEVTREIFDRDVRGRRAHEAAYTALAGIPCSD
- a CDS encoding ADP-ribosylglycohydrolase family protein, translating into MEGLLIGLAAGDAAGWPAARHRAARMPEWTRRLTRELDTFAEQNATTTLPVPIALNQPPEPLRLGPSDDAEWAAFAAEAVLRAGDAGALGDLSRARRMRASIDLSWNAVASEVAAAAERAPEVESALLPLRARISVRAGLGNLATGLRPPATGHDNPHYFDDAACVRACVLAIAHPGDAPLAAELAEFDARYTQDGDGVHGARAMAAALALALAGADVEACADAALAELPKETEIGRNARHALRLARDSESTFALVPLLEHQIVDHVYSYGVAAAETVPVALALATAARGRIAEAVPAAACLSRVADSAPALAGALTGALGGGAAIPATWRDACRILSGCALPRLTGTDLIGLADLLEATELALPEG
- a CDS encoding ADP-ribosylglycohydrolase family protein, coding for MASIACIPSVPAPGDATGLRERARGALLGLAVGDALGAPAENMRPSQIRAKWGRITGYVAEHPAGTDDTEYAIFSGLLLARHGSALTVAHVESAWHQWIADRDEGPFRGAGFSERGTLENLRRGLAAPISAQHRHAWSDGLAMRAAPFGVFAAGRPAEAARLVAIDGSVSHDGEGIYGGQAVAAGVAAAMAGASTIAVAASALAVIPDDSWTARSLRRAIAVAHRGERAVRSAVVIGGYPWTDLAPEAVALAFGAYAAADGDFTESVLTAVNMGRDADTTAAVAGALAGATRGASAIPAAWAAAIGPARGSCLPSMEGHHVLDVAELLTPGDDRKWRSGTARERGPDGGLPVRERRRPARDPDPARATPHTEPGAATGPRALITDPALAADHALAPERAVATDRPLPAGRTLTTDGPLTPGHTPIPDHATATATAHKEVRP
- a CDS encoding VIT1/CCC1 transporter family protein, with the translated sequence MSIIETEAALHEAHRDNHTHRDVNGGWLRPAVFGAMDGLVSNLALMTGVAGGSVSHRTIVITGLVGLAAGAFSMAAGEYTSVASQRELVEAELDVERRELRKHPKDEERELAALYESRGVEPALAREVASQLSRDPEQALEIHAREELGIDPGDLPSPAVAAVSSFGSFALGALLPLLPYLLGATVLWPALLLALIGLFACGAIVARVTARSWWYSGIRQLALGGAAAGVTYVLGSLFGTAVG